DNA from Synechococcus sp. CBW1108:
CCCTGAGATCGGCTTCCAGGCGCTCAACCTGGGCCAGCTTCTGCTTGGCCTCGGCACGGCTGGTGGAGATGAAGCTTTCGCGATCCTCCACCGCCCGGCCAACGGGACGGAAGAACAGCGAATTCAGAATGAAGGTGAGGAGAACCACCTGCACCGCCATCAGCGGCAGGGTGGCATCGAGGTCAAAGAGACCTCCCTCAGGGACACCTGCTTCGGCGAGCAGAAGCCAGCTGGTCATTGGGGCGAGGGCGCTGGAAC
Protein-coding regions in this window:
- a CDS encoding F0F1 ATP synthase subunit B'; amino-acid sequence: MTSWLLLAEAGVPEGGLFDLDATLPLMAVQVVLLTFILNSLFFRPVGRAVEDRESFISTSRAEAKQKLAQVERLEADLREQLKDARQQSQKLILEAEQEMDRLYREALALATAEANSSREQARREIDAQRDQAMTQLNMDADKLGDLIVSRLLATP